In Parasteatoda tepidariorum isolate YZ-2023 chromosome 8, CAS_Ptep_4.0, whole genome shotgun sequence, the DNA window TAGCTTGCAACCGATTCCTTCTGGAAATATTCTTAACAATAACCCTAGTATTTTTGGGCACGTGAATAAAAACGCTAATTTCCAGCAGCTTCCGCAAAGTCTTCTTTTGCCTGGCATAAATAGCcaagaaaattctaaatcaaTGCAGCAATCAGCCCTACGAGGTAAATTTCCACATATGTCATTCAATGCCCCATCTCAGCAGTTACAAGCACTTCCTGCCAACCCGTCTTTGCATTTGTCTCAAAACTTACCTCAACAAATGCAGCAACAAGCTGTCAATCAAAACGTGCATTTTTCACCAACAGGGTCCCAACAATCTCAATTTTCAGGCAGCCAAAGGACGTCTCCATATCATATGCAGCAAAATTTGTCACCATCGCCTGCTCAGTCATCATATTTTAACTCACCTCCTGCTACTCAACCGAATTCTCAAATTTTCCAGTCCAATTCGTATGCTCCAGAAAATTCGAATGTTCCTGGTGCTCCCCAATACTTTGCTCCACCCCCACAAACTTTCCACACCAAAGTAAActatgaaaattcaaataaattaggaTCACTTTCTTCGTATGAAAGAATCGCTCAAACCACAGCAGCTGAGTCTTCCAAAGATGGTGGCCAACATCATCACCATCACCACCACCATCATCATGAACCTATGCCGATGGGGTCAGATCCCATAGGGGACATTAACTTGTCTGATGCTCCCCACAAAAATGATGCTGATCGTTTGGGAACTATTGGACTCGGACTTGGCACACCAGGAAGAGGAATCACAGTTCAAATAGGAGGAAGTCCTGGAGGGCTAGGCGGAGGAGGTCTGTTACCTCTAAGTGCGCTGGGAATGGCTAGAAATATAGTATCAGCCTTAATGCCTCGACCTGCACTAGGACTTAACTCTAAAGTTTTCGTTGGCTTAGAACTAGGCAGGGGAAGAGGTCTTCGATTGTTAGGATAGTTTTATTCGATCTCTTGAAGTTAATATAGTGATACACATGAAAAAATCTTAGAGTGATTGAACACTTAAATAGGCCTAGTAGTgttaaagaagtattttaagGGCATAAAATAGAGTTGTTTGTGTGATAAAAAAAtgctgtgattttttaaaaaaaatatctttattataaattgtgaattttttttatttaaatgcatgtttgtattttcaaaatatttatagaatattataaCATGTAGagattcttttataaagatattcaCGTATTAACTGTTTGTAAGTTATTTTCCTTGTATGAtacataatgaataattttaaataaactatttaaggTAGTTGcagaaaggaaatttaaaatattacaagtttTTAATAAGAGATTATCGATAAGACgtaacaaaagtaattaaagtagacttaataaaagtaatttacaaTTTGTAGGAATTATTACGATAACTCATAAAAAAGTTTGATCTTCATCAAGCTTGATCTTTATGTCCTCATGCATCAAAAAGTTTAATCACATCCTATAAAATTAGCTGGAACgacgttattttaatttttttctatttgaagcTAAAAACTgttgataatattttagtaagttatatacatttctttgtaaataataaCGAACTCtaagagaaatgaaataaaaggaaaacatacGTCTTAAATACAACACAATtgttgaaagaataaaatacagtcaaaccttcAAGGGatcgaaatttcggttcactataagcgggagttcactatattcGTATTGCaaaccattttaattaatttttcgaactggttacttttattacatataatttaaataaatgaccaatgaaaagaaatacaaaaaaagattaaaaaacaataaaggtaCGGtagcgaacatttcgttcactatatccgggagttcactataaaccatgtttactatagcggggtttgactgtatgtATAACTCATTCGATGTtggaatgttttaaaagaatgtattttttcaattgctgaaatgaagaagaaaaaatagtgttaaattttatttccagtgaaaagaaatttgatttaccAAAAACTCAATGAATAGATTGTTTGGTTGTCAAAATctctttttgtcaaaatatctttataaaaggCTCATTGGCAAACTGAGTTCATGAGTATAGcgtacataaatttattttaagggcTTATAATATTCATTGGAGGCTCGAGGTAGAAAATAGCATACTATTTTGATGCAAAATGTGTAACTGTTTAAGTAAATctaattagaagaaaataaaagtttttctgtagaaaaaagaggtttaatatttttttaagtaatatctattttatattttctaatatttacttataattttaatattttttttaaagtgtaaacaTTTTACAAGTAAAACACGTTACTCtgcaactttatattttttgggaagctaaaaaatgattaatactgtataaaattaatatgcaaaagACATTGCAcgaaaatttagttaaatgcGATTTCTACTATCTCTctcttttgattattttttaaaaaaaatagtttgatatcTCTTGTTTCAAAAAGGTAAAATGAATTGTAGTTTTATATAGATCATCgctttgtaaatttatttacacaaaCAAAAGAACTTACGTAAAATCTAACCAAAAACTTCCttaggataatttaaaaaataacacttctCAAATTCATGACACTTCTTATCTTTAACACTGgaaagactgaaatacctatattgcccaaaagcagtcaaaatgactgcattgtgaaagaataactaaagaaatttgtttcaaattaatttttaacatttttgatattattctcagttatataacaagttattaataaataacaacaataaaaataattataaaagtcacaaaattctaagaaattgtgtcatcatatacatcattgtttttctaattgaaattaaaaagcagtcaaaatgacttccttgggcaatctagtgttaactAAGTGCAATTTTGACCAGGTGATATTTGAATAAGTGATATTTGACCGGGTTATAATTGACTAGGTGACAATAGATGAACTTGTAGGAGATAAAAGTCTTACATAATCTGTCACaagactgaaaatttaatttcatgaataataTTCGTTGATGTGCCCatggaagatttttttcccGCGGGAATTTTGCAAAGTTAAATCTAAAGTGTCATCTAAAGTAGACTTTCTGtcaagataaaatttgataaagaaaaaatattccttctttaattaattctttttccgCACTCGAGTTTTGCACACGCGTCTAAATTTACATTCGTGATTAAATACGTATATCTATGAATTCAAATGCTTTTGAAGTCTAAACAGGCACACATTTAAAGAtaagcaaaaatgaaaacactTCCAATCCTTGGCTAGTTCTAGGTAAAAGGTAAATATTATGTGGTAAACGCTTTGCATAGTCATTATATCAGGatgaaatttgatgaaaaaaaagtattcattgaTATgtctggagaaaattttttcaaaacgagTTGCAGGTTTtgtagtaattataaatattttgggcgcgtcaaaatataatcaatttttgttttcattcatattgaaaaatttgttaataatttgttaatcgactttattaattaaaggaatttaaatgatgaataactgtttaataagtgcaaatttgaaaaaaaaaatatagtttccgAGTGATCTGTGTTTGTAAGATTTCACCTTTAACGCAAAGAAAGACACCGGTATTCCATGATATGCTTCatagaaataaattgtaaaaatgctaaaaataatatttttcacttattttgacctaaattatgagaaaataaggaaaagtatgaaaaatatattttataaaaattctgcgtcaaaggatAAGGGAACATTTAAAACGCAGAGAAATTCTAAACACTCCCAATCTTTTACTAGTTCCGTGTGCAATAGATAAAAACGGATTGATAAAAGCCAAGCCTTACATAATCTTTCCCATGAGGAAAGATTACATCCtgagaaaaatatatgtcaTCTGCAAAAATCAGTGAAATGGAGTGTTTAGCTTAAGGGCGAAAATGATTTGAATTAGAGCAAGTTTTGTGTCTGTCCCCACCCCGTACGTGGGAgtgtaaaaaaagagaaatacgAACCAGTTTTCAGATTGGAACAATAGATGATGGTGCACACTTATatctaactattaaaaaaagatttctctTTAAGATTTAATTACCGAATCGAACACAAAGCGAATGTTTAGTTAATGGTCTTAATGGAGAAAGTAACGAGATAAACATATTCTCTTAAAATAGAGGTTAAGATGTATTAGTTTTGTATCAATTGATTTTCTATGGATTATAATTGTACTTCACTGTGCAGTTTTTCCTcatattgtttgtattttttatttatttttttatttacatgcatTAAGACAATGTTATCTGTGCCAGTTTGTTAAAGTGACtggtattattatttaaacaaacattaatattttgtttagtgtgttaaatatgtttaatgtaatatatttaatattgcgttaaattaaattcaaattttgaaattctaactGTTTAAATACCATTATAAAACACTAGTTACAGGAACTTGAAATAATATCTTAAGCGTATCCAAGagaaaaatgttaacatttattgcactgtaattacttttaatcatttttgctttgaatacataaaataagCGGAAACATATAATCTTATACAttcaggttttaaaatttccttgaatttttttatagtaattaaaataatctgttcCGCAAAGATGAATATTTTCTATGCAATACTCCAACGAAAAAcaaatacactgaaaaaaatatggtcaaaattaccagaatatggtaaaacttatcctgtttctggctctatgggaacaccaaaaagttcggTAATATTCATCGAAGCGCTTTATAttggttttggtaaaattaacaataaaatacggtTTTATAGTAtctatgtgataaaatttggtaatttttctgttcggtttaatttactttttagttttgaatttttaactaaaagagTGGTAATAGAGGAATTGTAAGTTTGAGAACCGGAATTTTCGATTAGCCGTTACCATACGATcggaaaaactaccaaatgaatTCAAATACCGTACATTTTGGTTTTTGATACCAGAATTACCAGaatgttgctgtttttttttttttttttttcggaaatgtAANgcagaattttttttcaccgtgCATATAGTGCTGATGGATTCCTAATCAAGTTTAACTTAAaccatgcattttaattaaaatttattttcttagataTCATTATCTTAACTCCCTAACAACTCAAACTCTCGTAATCTCATATGTGCTCTTCCttcaaaatgctaaaaaattggttattcaattatttaattaattaaattttctttccggGAAACAAAAATTCACATTCTCGTCCCTTAAGCCTTTTCAGTGAAGTGTTACTAGTCTGTCAACATTTAATCCATAAAAAATCActataaatgtaaaactatGTATTTGCTTCAAAACATTCACCAATTTTCGCCGCCTGTTTTCGAAGTGGCTTAAGGGTTGCTGGAACAAAATTTGCTGCCGAAACTTGCTGCTctgcaaagggttaaaatatattagtaatataaatagaattttttgatttgaaaaaacatttttgaaatattttttatactaaagtGTTTgtgttattagaaattaaacacTTAGATTTAGTGCTAGTTCTTTACCCACCTTTTTCAAAAAGGAACTTCTTAAATCACCACCATAAAGGATCCCCTATATTAGTCCCTGACGATGTctagttagaaaaaatttaatttttaaattttctttcatttttttacagctTCTAAATTGacacttttcaaataaagttcttctatgtattatttatagaacttttaaacataatgggtttaaatatatttttttaataaaaatgtaaacgcATGCTTACGACCAAAAGTAtcattaatgcataaaaaaaaattcgatccAATTTATAGTTAGGTAACTCAAAATTTCATCtggtaaataagaaaaatatgaaaaaggatTTGTATTAAAAAGGTATAATAATAAGAgtcaaaaggatttttttttactcaaaaaaatattcttctatttttcttaagtttaatattattttaggtaTTACGTTTTGGAAGCAACTAAGATTTTTACATCGGGGAAGCAACTATCTTTTGGATGGTAATTGCGATAGTAGTGCGAAATTGCGATAACCTTACTATTGTAATTGTTTCAACAGTTCCGGTGCAGACTTCCCACCCAAaataagttcataaataaaatattgtacatttaGAATAACTGTTACTCTTGTGATTTTGCTTTCCAAGACCAAATAATatctttaagaaattataaaagtaagatTTAGACTTTTAAGGAGGTACATCGAAGAAAAGAATCTCGgtatttaactgtaatttttttttctcttgaattgCGCACACAGttaaaaactacatatttaCAGAGGCACGAAGTAAAAGATACTGATAACTTCACCAGCTTCGAGAgttgttaaaaatacttaaatcgaattatttaataaaagtactaTTCAGAATAGGATGTTGCAGAGTGTACTATCGtaggctatatatatatatatatatatttNtatatatatatatatataaattagttaattaatggATCAGTTCAGTAGttttttcattgaaacttttaatgaaaaggCTACTTTATGCTTGTTCATGAAAAAGGCTTTAACAGTCGCATTTTTCCCAAGTAGACGTGAAATCAAGTTTCAGTTTTAGgcaga includes these proteins:
- the LOC107448603 gene encoding uncharacterized protein, whose protein sequence is MRSSRYPGPPSTLSGSSASGRTLVRGSRRRGAPADVFVPNDPVKTSSGRKTKIILILGIALPVLACIIGITAWAVTTDVLRISPRAHENTVHSFRPRGKSRGDNLRTRQDEDVDVFMLNSLSQEDNSSKKPSSTKRFTEMKNEAKESKSVPVQENTTSQTPSKQPSPSDILSKLISDIPIPKNSKNFVVFAPVADTKNDKKSLQARRFDGKVHISDGEDLLAQETIASEAKSQEAPETRNTYIRKRKSHKDTYFEHTSVEHDQNGKRQQEPPGSSTRKFNKNERISLQPIPSGNILNNNPSIFGHVNKNANFQQLPQSLLLPGINSQENSKSMQQSALRGKFPHMSFNAPSQQLQALPANPSLHLSQNLPQQMQQQAVNQNVHFSPTGSQQSQFSGSQRTSPYHMQQNLSPSPAQSSYFNSPPATQPNSQIFQSNSYAPENSNVPGAPQYFAPPPQTFHTKVNYENSNKLGSLSSYERIAQTTAAESSKDGGQHHHHHHHHHHEPMPMGSDPIGDINLSDAPHKNDADRLGTIGLGLGTPGRGITVQIGGSPGGLGGGGLLPLSALGMARNIVSALMPRPALGLNSKVFVGLELGRGRGLRLLG